Genomic window (Jeotgalibaca ciconiae):
AAATATACGTCTGTTATTGTTACGGATTGCTCCAAAATGCAATTGCATTACAAAGTCTTTCGCGTGATAAATTTTACCCAATTCTACCAATAATTTTGTTTGGAATTTTGTATATTCATCATGTGATACTGCTTCGCTGTTTGCTGCTTTTTGGAAAATTGCTTCGATTTCTTCATCGCTCGCTTCTACGTAATGAATCGTTGACAAACCGTGGTCAGAAATATTGGAGCCGCAATCTGCAAAATATTGGATACGTTCTTCAAGCCCTGCTAATAAATCAGCAAAATTATCCATCTTACGTCCGGTTACTTCTCTCATTTTTCCTAAAAAGTTGGTAAATTTCGCTGCATCTTGAACTGCAAATGCTTCATCAGGACGGAATCCTGGTGCAACTTTTACATCAAAGGAATCATCTTCAGCAATCTGTTTATGCCAAGCTAAATCATCTGTTGGGTTATCAGTTGTACAAACAAAGGTTACATTTGAGTTTTTAATCAATTTACGAGCTGTTAAGTTTTCTTCTTCGATTACTTGATTACATTTATCGTAGATTTCTTTCCAATTTTTGCTTGTCAGTAACTCATCAATATGAAAGTAACGTTTCAATTCCAATGCAGACCAATGGAACAAAGGATTCCCTACAGCGTTTTCACAAGCATACGCCCATGCTTCAAATTTTTCTTCGTCAGAAGCATTTCCAGTGATCTTTTCTTCGTCAATGCCCATTGCGCGCATTGCACGCCATTTATAATGGTCTCCTCCCAACCACAACTCTGTAACATTTTTGAATTTGTGGTCTTCAGCAATCTGCTGTGGAGATAAATGACAGTGATAGTCGAATATCGGCATATCCTTTGAAAAATCATGATAGAGACGTTGAGCTGTCTCTGATTGAAGCATAAAATTATCATGAATAAATGACATTCGTTTCGTCTCCCCTCTTTTTTGAAAAGCTCCCAGCTGACTTCATTCTTAAAAATTAGTCAGCTAGAATTGTCGCTAATTTATCAGCAAATTCTTTTGCTGCTGCTTCTACGCTTTCATATCCGCCATCTTTAAGGCCTTTGGTTAGTGCGCTTCCTACTCCAACAGCCCAAGCTCCATTCGCAATCCATTTGTCCATATTATCTAATGAAACACCGCCTGATGGCATTGCTTCCACCCAAGGAATCGGACCATGTAAATCTTTAATGAAACCAGGACCTAACAAGCCGCCTGGGAACAATTTAACAACTTCACAACCAGCTTCAAGAGCCATTGTTACTTCTGTAATTGAACCACAGCCTGGTAAGTATGGAACTGTGTATAGGTTACACATTTTAGCGATTTTTTCATTATAAGAAGGGCTTACAACAAATTTTGCACCATTTAAAATTGCAATACGTGCTGCGACTTCATCCAATACAGTCCCTGCTCCTACAACCATATCTGTTCCAGCAAACTCATCTGAAAGTTGACGCATTACTTTTTCTGCATTTGGCGTAGAAAATGTTACTTCGATGTTTTTAATGCCACCCTTGTAGACAGCTTTCGAAACTTCGTAACCTTCTTCTTGTGTGGAACCACGAACTACTGCAAACAAAAAATTTTCTTGCAATTGGTTTAGAGTATCTCTTTTGACGCTCATTTTCTTCCTCCATTTCTCTCTTTGCGGTTTTACATTGTGAAACGCAATATCACATACCGATTTAATTATAAATAGAACTTAATTTTATGTCAATCTCATTTACTCAGATAATTCAAAGAACCGCCTAATAATTGGGTAATTCTTTCAGCATATTCACAAGTTTTCCGTATATAGTGCTCTTTATTCGTTTTCTCCTCGATTGGCAATGAAATACTAATGGCACCTGCAACGGATTCTTTATAGCTAGAAAAAATAGAGCCTACGCAAAATACCCCATACTCAAACTCTTCATCATCCAGTGCATAACCATCCTCTCTTACTTTTTCTATTTCTTCGATAAAGTGCTTGTAATTCGTAAGAGTATGTTCTGTTTTCTGCTCAAGTTCTAAATTTTCCCAATAAGCACTAATTTCGTTATTTGTTCGCATCGCTAACATTGCTTTCCCAACTGCCGTACAATATAAGGGTGCTTTCAATCCAATTTTTGAGCGCATCTTAGACTCATGGTAGTCCCCATATTTGTCAATGTAAAGGATTTCATCGTTATCTTCGATAACTAAATGGACTGTTTGTTTAATTTCTTCTGACAATTGTCTGATGTTACTTTTTGCAACGTTAATAAAGTCAATATTTTGCACTCTCTTGTTGCCCAACTCAAACATTCTTAACGACACTCGATATTGCTTCGTCTCATCTAATTGTTCAATAAATCCGTTCTCAATTAAGGAGTGAACGATTCTGTGAGTAGTTGCTTTATGCAGACCTACTTTTTCGCTTAGTTCTCCTAGTCCTAAACTACTGTGATCTGCTAGAGTTTCTAAAATTAATACTGCTCGGTCAATCGATTGTACTTTTGAAGTACCTAATTGTTCTTCTTTTGTAGCCATTCATCTATCTTCCTTCGTTTAAGCTAACACTAAATTGCTTATTTTTTTCTCTTTGCTCTAGTATAACAATCATAGTTAGAAATGTGAAAAAAATATTGCACAGCAACCCGGCAATGAATAAAAAGCTTGTTTTTTTCTAAAAGTAAAATACAGGCAGACTTTGGAGGCTGTACTTTACTTTTGATACTTTTTTCCTTAATGAAATGACCCCAAAGGCCATAAATCTCCTTTGGGGTCATTTTTTAGTATTAGATTGCTTCCGCAATACTTTTCTTTTGCATACGATACATTTCCGCATATTTACCATTTTGTCTCAATAAGTAATCATGGTTTCCTCGTTCAACAATTTCTCCATTATCCAATACTAAAATTTGATCGGCATGTTGAATGGTAGAAAGTCGATGGGCAATGATAAAGGTTGTTCTTCCTTCCTTTAACACGTCCATTGCATGTTGAATGATTTCTTCCGTTTCCGTATCGATACTAGAGGTTGCTTCATCCAAAATTAAAATTTTCGGATCGTACGCCAACGCTCTGGCAAAGGAAATTAATTGTCGTTGTCCAGAACTTAAGGTGCTTCCCTTCTCTACTACCGGTTCTTGAAGTCCTTTTTCAAAATGCGAAATCATTTGGACTCCGCCTACTTTTTCTAACGCGTTTTTTGCCATTTCAGAAGTAATGGATGGATTTTCTAGCGAAATATTCGATTCAATCGTTCCAGTGAACAGAAATGGATCTTGCAAAACAATTCCCATTGATTCACGAACACTTTTACGAGAAGATTCTTTTGTATTTTGACCATCTATCCGAATCTCGCCTTCTTGCGGATCGTAAAAACGGAACAGCAAATTCATAATGGAACTTTTCCCTGAACCCGTATGTCCGACTAAGGCTACCGTTTCTCCAGGGTTTGCCGTAAAATGAATATTCTTCAATACTTTCGTTTCATCTGTATAACCAAAACTTACTTGATTAAATTCTACTTTTCCTTCCGCTATTTCCAAGGTTCCTTCAGCTTCTTCTTCCGTACTTGTATCCAATAATTTAAAGACTCTTTCTCCAGCAGCAATGGCTTGTTGCACAAAAGCCATCTGTTGTATAATTCCTTGAATTGGATCATACAACCGTGTGATATAATCTCCAAATACATACAAGGTACCAATGGAAATCCCCAACACTCCGTCTAAGTATTGTGTTCCAAAATAAACCATCAGCAACAACAATGTAATATGGCGCAACAATCCACCCAACGTAAATTGAGCAGCTGAATCGAGCAGTACATATTTCCGTTCTACTTCAAACCAGGCATTATTGACGGTATTAAATTCTTCCGCAACTTGTTCTTCTTGTTGGAATGCTTGGATAATTGACATACCTTGAACAGACTCATTAATTTTTCCATTAATTTCACTGTTCAATTCTCTTTCTTGACGACTGAATTTTCCTGCGTACTTACTGTACATCTTATGCCAAAAATACATCAAAGGCAGTAAAACCAGTAAAGCCAAGCCAAGACCTTTATGAAGCCTTGTAATCGCAAAATAGGTTCCAATTACATAAATCACATTTAACATGACATTACTGATTGTTACAACATAAAATTGTTGACGTAGCACTTCTGTGTCATTTGTAATTTGAGATACCACTTTTCCTGCTGGCAAGTTATCAAAATAACGAATCGGCAGCTTTTGTAAATGGCGGTATGCCTGATCACGGATGATTTTAACAATTTTATTAGCTGTTTTCGTTAATAATAGAAAACTGATATAGCGCAAAATTGCAGTAACTAACATTAGTCCAGCGTATAACACTAACAGTCGAACCAACACACTGCCGTAGGATTGCCCCGTAGCGGCTGAAGGAGTGATGACATCATCAATGACTTGTTGCGCAACCAGAGGTGCATACAAATCGGTAGAAACTGCAATAATCAGCAACATAAAACCAAAAATAAATTTCAACTTATCATATTTCATATACGATAATAATCGTTTTACTGTTTTCATTCATCAGCACCTGCCTTTAACTCTTGGCGAAGATACTGGGTGTAATACCATCCATGTCTACCGATTAACTCATCATGACTGCCACGTTCAGTGATTTTCCCGTCTTCCATTACGATAATTTCATCTGCTTGTTTGACTGCAGAAAGACGGTGAGTAGAAATAATAGTCGTTTTCCCTGTTCTTACTCGCTTGATATTTTCAACAATTTTCTGCTCAGTATTTGCATCAACCGCAGATAAAGAATCATCTAATATTAAAATTTCTGGGTTCTTTATTAATGCACGGGCAATGGATATCCGTTGCTTTTGACCGCCAGAAATCGAAACCCCTTTTTCACCAATCATGGTGTCCAATCCTTGCGACATTTTTTTCAAGTCATCTTCAAACGACGCAATCCTTACACTTTCCATCACTTCATCATCTGTGGCAGATCCTTTCCCGAAAGCAATATTATCTCGTACGCTCTTCGAAAAAAGGACATGATCTTGTGGCACATAACCAATCAGATTTTGGATAGCTTTTCCACGGTAATTTAAAATAGGATCTTCCCCTACTCTAAATTCACCGTTTCCTAAAGGATACTGGCGTAACAACTGACGAATAAAGGTTGTTTTTCCAGCTCCAGTTTTCCCAACAATTCCCAATGTTTTTCCTTTTGGAATCGTTATATCGATCCTATCGAGATTGAGATCCTGGCTGGATGGATACTTAAAGGATAAACCATGCATGACAATATCATCTACTGTCTCAATTACTTTCTCACCACCAGATTCCATATCGTCACCGGTACCAAGAACTTTTTCAACACGTTCCATCGACGCGCTGCCTTGACGCAACACATTCGTCAGTTCTCCAATCGAAATAATCGGCCAAACGATCATACCCAGATACATTTGAAAAGCAACCATATCGCCCACTGACAAAGAGCCTCTCATGACCAGATTTGCTCCATATCCAAATGCGATCACATTACTCAAACTGATAATGATTTTTGTTAAGGGAGAAAACAGTGCATTCGCATCCGCAACTCGATTGTTTTTCTTCAACATGCTTTCAGTTTGCTGATGAAACTTTTCTACATAGTCATCTTCTTTTACGTAAGCTCGAATAACACGAATGCCATCTACAACTTCTAACACATCATTGTTTAAAGAAGAGAAAGCCTCTTGTGCGGCTGAGTATCGTTTCTCAACAATATCCCCTAGTTTTCCAAATAGATACGCTAACAGAGCCAGTGGCAACAAACTAAAGAATGTTAATTTCCATGACACTGACATTCCCATCATTAAAACAATGACCGTTAAAAATAATGTCGCATTCATTAATACCATCATTCCATAACCGGCAGTATCCGCGATGGAACGAATATCTTGCGTTGAACGAGCCATTAAATCACCGGTTCGAAACTTCTCGTAAAAAGTTGATCGCATTTTCAAGAAATGATCCATCATTTTTTTACGCATGCCTCTTTGAAGTTTTGCTGCACCTGTAAATAGATAATAGGACCAAATAAATTCTAATAGGTAGGCCGCAAGCAAACTAATTAAAAAGAGTGTGCCAAACGTTTTTAATAAAGGACTCGTTAGTTCCTCTCGAACGATTGAATCAATCATCCGACCAATCAAAAAAGGAATAAATACGCTAAACAGATTACTTCCCATCATGGTTATTAATGAGATTGTGTAGTCTTTCCAATTCTCTTTAAAAAAGCCTTTCAACTTAAACATTACATCAAACATATGCTATACTTCCCTCGTTTCTGCCTTCCAATAAAATTTCGCCTATAAAGAAAATGAACACAAAAAAGGCGTAATCCGTCCTAAAAACAGATTACGCCAGCGTTAAAATTCCTTATAATACGGGCATCAATTTTTTTCATGGAAGGAGGTTAATTGATATTCATTTGCGTGTAAAATCATTTCTGTTACTTTCATCGTAACCCCTCCTTTTTTCAGTCTACCTATATTTTAATCGTTTTCACACAATAGAACAAGCATAATATTGAATATTTAGAAAGTCTTTTTCTCTACACTATAAAAAGATTGAACAATCTGCTAAAATCATTAAAAAGATAGATATGAAATAAGGAGATGAAAATATGTATCATTGGTCGATTCTTTCCCAACAATATCCTGCCTCGAGTATACGCAAGATGGCCAAATTAGCTCGCCAGTTTGACGATACAATTATGTTAACAATGGGTGAGCCGAATTTTGAAACGCCTGATTTTATCAAACAAGCAGGAATAAATGCAATAAAAGAGAATCGGACACATTATGGACCGAATGTGGGAGAAGAGGCATTTCAACAAGCAGTGGCTGATAAGTATAAAGTTTTGACCAAATCTTCTTTTTCCCCTAATGAAGTGATGGCGTCGTTCGGGGCAACAGAAGGGATTCTTTTGGTGATGATGTCCATTTTAAATGCCGGGGATGAGGTTTTGATTGCAAATCCTCACTATCCAAATTATTTGGGGCAAATTATGGGACTTGGTGCAAAAGTTGTTCAGGTACCGGTCTATGAGGGAAATCAATTTAAAATACAAGCAGAAGATATTGAAGCAGCTATTACAGAGCGAACAAAATTACTCATTATTAACTCACCGAATAATCCAATGGGATCGATTTTGACCCAAGAGGAAATGGAAGAAATTGCTGCTGTTGCAGATAAATATAAAGTAACGATTTTGTCTGATGAAGTGTATGAAAGTATTATGTATGATGGACAAAAGCATTTTAGTCTCTTTCAAATTCCTGGGGCAAAAGAAAACCACTTTGTTGTAAACAGCTTTTCAAAAACTTATGCGATGACTGGATGGCGGGTGGGTTACGTTGTAGGGAATGCTGCCGCTATCGAACGTATGGCGGAATTCCGTGAAGGAGTCGGCTTTTGTGTGCCACCCTTTATTCAAGATGCCGCAGCCGAAGCTTTGAAATCAGATCAATCCATCGTCAAAGAGTATTTAAAAGCATACGACCGCCGCCGTCACGTGATTGTAGATGGCTTGAATAAAATTTCCGGTTTTCATTGCTTAAAGACAGAAGGAGCTTTTTACGCCTTCCCAAACATTCAAGCATTTGGCAAATCTTCTCAAGATTTCGCATTAGAACTATTAGAAGAAACCCATGTGGCAATGACACCTGGTTCTGCTTTTGGTTCAATGGGTGAAGGTTATCTGAGAATTTCTTTTGCACAGTCAGAAGAAGTCTTGCAAGAAGCTGTGGAACGAATCCATCAGTATGTGTCAGAAACCTATCCGAATATAAAATAAGCTGGGGCTTTGGCCCCAGCTTATTTTATATAGTTTTTTTGAGCTGACAGTTTGCTTTATTAAGGAAACCAAGGATGATTGAGAGACACTTTCCTTGATAATCATACAATATCAGTAAATTGTCCGTTAACTAGCAGAGCAAGTTCTTTTGGCGCTAGCTCTATTTGTAATCCTCTTCTTCCCGCCGAGACAGTAATTGTTTCATACTTCAATGCTGATTCATCAAAAAAAGTAGGGAACAACTTTTTCATTCCAACCGGTGAGCAGCCTCCACGAATATAGCCGGTCAGTTCTTCTAACTCTTTCACATGAAGCATTTCTACTTTCTTATTTCCACTAGCTTTGGCGATTTTTTTCAAGTCTAATTCCTGATTGCTCGGAATAACCGCAACAATTGGTCCAGTCTTATTTCCGACCGCTACCAACGTTTTAAATATCCGACTCGGATCAGCGTTCAAATGCTCTGCTACGCTTTTGCCCGACAAGTCATCTTCTTGCCACGGATATTCATGCTCAATGTAAGATATTTTCTTCTGCTCCACAATCCGAATCGCATTCGTTTTTGCTTTTTTCTTTGCCACAATACCCTCTCCTTTATTCAAAAGAAAAAACTGAGAAATCCTCAGCAAATGAGTTTCTCTCAGCTAAATTTTGTTAATGAGTCGACTTTCGCTCTTGCAGTCCCATGATGAAATGATAAGCGTATTGAGTAAATGTAATGGCTGCTAGAATAGCTGTTACGATCTGGATCATATATGATCCCGGCAATGTAAATACAGCAAATACAATCGTTACAAAAATTAATACAGTCGTCATTTTACCAAAAACATTTGCTGAAATAATCATCTTTGGTTTCATACTTACCATAATAATACCTAGTACAATTTGACAAATTTCTTTCACTAAAATAATCCAAAAGAACCATTTTTCTAATAATTCCACATCAGATAATGAATATAAGACCGATACTTGCATTAATTTATCTGCAAACGGATCTGCTACCGTTCCAAATTTTGATACAACATCGTATTTTCTCGCTAAATAACCATCGAGTACATCTGTAAAACTAGCAATGATAAAAACAGCCAACGCCTGTCCTAAAGCATGTTCATTTCCTGAATAAAAAACGATAAAATAAACAGGAATCAATAATAACCGTATAAAGGTTAATATATTGGGAATATGTTTCATGTGCTTCCTCCTTTGCTTTTACGATAATAAGTTTTTTAAATAAAATTGAGCCTTCTCATATTCATTTTTCTTTACAAAAATAATATATTGATAAGCCCCCTTCTCATCAAGACCATAAGAGCCAACTTTCCCTCTCTCTGCACCCATTCGAGAAACAGTTTTAACACGATACTTCACTCCATTGTTGTGAAGTTCTTCTGTTATTTCGCTTTGCTCTTTCATTGAAAAAGTTGTCATCAGTTCTTTTTGATTAAATAGATTCAGCATATCTTTCAACTCCCAAAAAAAGCATAGATTTTCTTAAATCATACCATAAAGTAATTAAATCATTATAAAGATTTAGCTATTTTTCATTGCTCTTTATTCAAAATAATGTATCTCTTATGCGAGAGCACGTATAATTAAGTTAAATAAGAATAGGAGGAATTACTTATGAAAAGAATACTCTCTATCCTGCTTGCCGGCTTTTTCCTAGTTAGTTGTGGACAATCAAGTGAAAATGAGGTGGGCCATTCTTCTTCAGAAGAGCATTCGGAACCAGCTTCGTCTTCCCAAGCCCCTTCTTCTGTTGACGCTCCTGATTCAGTTACCTATTCGCTGCAAAGTACTTTTGAAGATATTACGTTTGAAGAACCTCTGGCTCTTGTCTTTCACCCCGAAGATCACACTCCATATGTTGTTGAGCGAACCGGTCGTATCTACCGAATAGAGAATCAAGAAAAAGAGTTGTTTATTGATTTAAGCACTCTTGTTCAAGCAGATGGACAGGAACAGGGCTTACTAGGTTTTGCCTTCGATCCAAACTTTGCCACTTCACAACGCTTTTATGTAAATTATACAGAGGAAAATCAAACCCACATTTCTCGCTTCCTAGGCGAAGAGGAGCTTCCGATCAATATCGAAACGGAGGAAATCATCCTTTCATTTGATCAGCCTTATTCCAATCATAATGGAGGCCACTTAGCTTTTGGTCCTGATGACTATCTTTATATCGCAACTGGAGATGGCGGTTCTGCTGGGGATCCCATGTACAATGCAC
Coding sequences:
- the uxaC gene encoding glucuronate isomerase, whose amino-acid sequence is MSFIHDNFMLQSETAQRLYHDFSKDMPIFDYHCHLSPQQIAEDHKFKNVTELWLGGDHYKWRAMRAMGIDEEKITGNASDEEKFEAWAYACENAVGNPLFHWSALELKRYFHIDELLTSKNWKEIYDKCNQVIEEENLTARKLIKNSNVTFVCTTDNPTDDLAWHKQIAEDDSFDVKVAPGFRPDEAFAVQDAAKFTNFLGKMREVTGRKMDNFADLLAGLEERIQYFADCGSNISDHGLSTIHYVEASDEEIEAIFQKAANSEAVSHDEYTKFQTKLLVELGKIYHAKDFVMQLHFGAIRNNNRRIFAKIGPDAGVDSIQDQPNVSYALNNLMGAMDENNQLPKFIMYPLDPTYFDLAGTAAANFQMNSEGIKSKVQLGSGWWFNDTKYGMLKQLKALSEAGLLMNFVGMLTDSRSFISYTRHEYFRRILCDFIGDLVERGEIPDDDALLEKLIKNISYDNAVEYFNFNK
- a CDS encoding bifunctional 2-keto-4-hydroxyglutarate aldolase/2-keto-3-deoxy-6-phosphogluconate aldolase; its protein translation is MSVKRDTLNQLQENFLFAVVRGSTQEEGYEVSKAVYKGGIKNIEVTFSTPNAEKVMRQLSDEFAGTDMVVGAGTVLDEVAARIAILNGAKFVVSPSYNEKIAKMCNLYTVPYLPGCGSITEVTMALEAGCEVVKLFPGGLLGPGFIKDLHGPIPWVEAMPSGGVSLDNMDKWIANGAWAVGVGSALTKGLKDGGYESVEAAAKEFADKLATILAD
- a CDS encoding IclR family transcriptional regulator, translated to MATKEEQLGTSKVQSIDRAVLILETLADHSSLGLGELSEKVGLHKATTHRIVHSLIENGFIEQLDETKQYRVSLRMFELGNKRVQNIDFINVAKSNIRQLSEEIKQTVHLVIEDNDEILYIDKYGDYHESKMRSKIGLKAPLYCTAVGKAMLAMRTNNEISAYWENLELEQKTEHTLTNYKHFIEEIEKVREDGYALDDEEFEYGVFCVGSIFSSYKESVAGAISISLPIEEKTNKEHYIRKTCEYAERITQLLGGSLNYLSK
- a CDS encoding ABC transporter ATP-binding protein, giving the protein MKTVKRLLSYMKYDKLKFIFGFMLLIIAVSTDLYAPLVAQQVIDDVITPSAATGQSYGSVLVRLLVLYAGLMLVTAILRYISFLLLTKTANKIVKIIRDQAYRHLQKLPIRYFDNLPAGKVVSQITNDTEVLRQQFYVVTISNVMLNVIYVIGTYFAITRLHKGLGLALLVLLPLMYFWHKMYSKYAGKFSRQERELNSEINGKINESVQGMSIIQAFQQEEQVAEEFNTVNNAWFEVERKYVLLDSAAQFTLGGLLRHITLLLLMVYFGTQYLDGVLGISIGTLYVFGDYITRLYDPIQGIIQQMAFVQQAIAAGERVFKLLDTSTEEEAEGTLEIAEGKVEFNQVSFGYTDETKVLKNIHFTANPGETVALVGHTGSGKSSIMNLLFRFYDPQEGEIRIDGQNTKESSRKSVRESMGIVLQDPFLFTGTIESNISLENPSITSEMAKNALEKVGGVQMISHFEKGLQEPVVEKGSTLSSGQRQLISFARALAYDPKILILDEATSSIDTETEEIIQHAMDVLKEGRTTFIIAHRLSTIQHADQILVLDNGEIVERGNHDYLLRQNGKYAEMYRMQKKSIAEAI
- a CDS encoding ABC transporter ATP-binding protein produces the protein MFDVMFKLKGFFKENWKDYTISLITMMGSNLFSVFIPFLIGRMIDSIVREELTSPLLKTFGTLFLISLLAAYLLEFIWSYYLFTGAAKLQRGMRKKMMDHFLKMRSTFYEKFRTGDLMARSTQDIRSIADTAGYGMMVLMNATLFLTVIVLMMGMSVSWKLTFFSLLPLALLAYLFGKLGDIVEKRYSAAQEAFSSLNNDVLEVVDGIRVIRAYVKEDDYVEKFHQQTESMLKKNNRVADANALFSPLTKIIISLSNVIAFGYGANLVMRGSLSVGDMVAFQMYLGMIVWPIISIGELTNVLRQGSASMERVEKVLGTGDDMESGGEKVIETVDDIVMHGLSFKYPSSQDLNLDRIDITIPKGKTLGIVGKTGAGKTTFIRQLLRQYPLGNGEFRVGEDPILNYRGKAIQNLIGYVPQDHVLFSKSVRDNIAFGKGSATDDEVMESVRIASFEDDLKKMSQGLDTMIGEKGVSISGGQKQRISIARALIKNPEILILDDSLSAVDANTEQKIVENIKRVRTGKTTIISTHRLSAVKQADEIIVMEDGKITERGSHDELIGRHGWYYTQYLRQELKAGADE
- a CDS encoding pyridoxal phosphate-dependent aminotransferase, translating into MYHWSILSQQYPASSIRKMAKLARQFDDTIMLTMGEPNFETPDFIKQAGINAIKENRTHYGPNVGEEAFQQAVADKYKVLTKSSFSPNEVMASFGATEGILLVMMSILNAGDEVLIANPHYPNYLGQIMGLGAKVVQVPVYEGNQFKIQAEDIEAAITERTKLLIINSPNNPMGSILTQEEMEEIAAVADKYKVTILSDEVYESIMYDGQKHFSLFQIPGAKENHFVVNSFSKTYAMTGWRVGYVVGNAAAIERMAEFREGVGFCVPPFIQDAAAEALKSDQSIVKEYLKAYDRRRHVIVDGLNKISGFHCLKTEGAFYAFPNIQAFGKSSQDFALELLEETHVAMTPGSAFGSMGEGYLRISFAQSEEVLQEAVERIHQYVSETYPNIK
- the ybaK gene encoding Cys-tRNA(Pro) deacylase codes for the protein MAKKKAKTNAIRIVEQKKISYIEHEYPWQEDDLSGKSVAEHLNADPSRIFKTLVAVGNKTGPIVAVIPSNQELDLKKIAKASGNKKVEMLHVKELEELTGYIRGGCSPVGMKKLFPTFFDESALKYETITVSAGRRGLQIELAPKELALLVNGQFTDIV
- the pgsA gene encoding CDP-diacylglycerol--glycerol-3-phosphate 3-phosphatidyltransferase, yielding MKHIPNILTFIRLLLIPVYFIVFYSGNEHALGQALAVFIIASFTDVLDGYLARKYDVVSKFGTVADPFADKLMQVSVLYSLSDVELLEKWFFWIILVKEICQIVLGIIMVSMKPKMIISANVFGKMTTVLIFVTIVFAVFTLPGSYMIQIVTAILAAITFTQYAYHFIMGLQERKSTH
- a CDS encoding PQQ-dependent sugar dehydrogenase encodes the protein MKRILSILLAGFFLVSCGQSSENEVGHSSSEEHSEPASSSQAPSSVDAPDSVTYSLQSTFEDITFEEPLALVFHPEDHTPYVVERTGRIYRIENQEKELFIDLSTLVQADGQEQGLLGFAFDPNFATSQRFYVNYTEENQTHISRFLGEEELPINIETEEIILSFDQPYSNHNGGHLAFGPDDYLYIATGDGGSAGDPMYNAQRTDNLLGKILRIDVSSEEAYLNPEDNRKDEIFAYGFRNPWRFSFDNETGNLWVADVGQDSREEINIVENGRNYGWNIFEGTQDYDSEMMMDGTTYYGPIWEYDHTQGQSITGGYVYRGEQFPELYGMYLYGDFVSGTIWALETEDNQVVENHELLQTDLRIASFGEDPAGEIYVVDFSGVVYSLSR